CAGTCGACAAGCCTATCGATTAGTTGAATTAACGCGTTGGTCAGTAAAGCGATCACTACCACTGATCTTGAAACCCGCCTTCTTTCCAACTAACCCAGCGCTCGCCGATAAATGCGTCATTGCATTGCAAGAATCTGGCATCAGTGCAGGTAAGTTTGCCAACGTAGTAATGGCAGCCTGTTGGTCACAGGAAAAAAACATTTCAGAAGAGACGGTGATACATGACATTTTAACTGAATTAAAATTCGACGCCGATACCATCATGACAAAAGCTAAAACCGATGAAGTCCAAAGTATATATGAAGCCAATACAGCCGAAGCAATCGAAAAAAGTGTACTTGGAGTGCCTGCCTATTACTTTAATGGAGAGCAATTCTGGGGCCAAGATAGATTAGAGCTTTTAAAAGACGCACTAAGCAAATAATGCCAATATAGTTTAATCTTATAGACTCGATATACTCGGTCTAGCAACCCCATGTTAGGCTGAGTGACATCACTTACTTTTCTTTAGGTTAAACCCATGATTGAAATTCCAAACTATAAACGCGCTCAAATTCCATCGTCGTCACGTGGTATTGTCAAAGGTGTCCCACTAAAAGAGCAGTTGAACGAAAGAGCCATCGGTTTTATGGCCCGTAACATTGAGTTGGTTTACCCTGAGTTTGATGTACAAACCTTCGCTCAAAATGCTAACGATGGAATAGAGCCACTTTCAATCATGGCACGTGCCAAACACATTGCCATATGCTTACGACAAACTTTACCGAGCAACTACAGTGATGCAATAGAAGTCATAGTCGCAAGCATGTTGCCGCCTTCAAAACCTGATGAAACCTTAGGTATAGCCGCTTTTTACTATCTCCCCTTCAGTTCTTATATAGCCGAGTTTGGACTCGACTCTAACAATAATAACGGCGATGACCCATTTGATGTATCCATTCAAGCACAAGTCGAATTGACCAAACGTTTTACAGCTGAGTTTTCTATACGTCCTTTTCTAATTGAGCAGCAAGAACGAACGCTAGACGTATTTAACAACTGGTTAGATCACCCCAGTGAAGATGTGCGTAGGCTTTGTTCTGAAGGATCACGTCCTAAATTGCCATGGGGAAAGAATATTCCAAACTTTATAAATGACCCTTCGCCTATCATTCCGATATTAGAGTCATTAAAAAATGATCCTAGTCTTTATGTCCAAAGGAGTGTCGCCAATAGCTTAGGGGATATTGCAAAAGATCACCCGGATTTGGTGTTCGACCTATGCGATGCATGGCTAACCTCCGCGAATAAAGAATTAAAGTGGGTTATTAGACATGCCGTACGTTATTACGCAAAAAAAGAGCACCCGAAGGCGCTCGAATTAAGAGTAATAGCGAAGGTTTAGTTTGTAAGCAAAACGAACTGCTAACTCACTAACAAATTCAGCTCACGGTTATACATCGGGTCTTTATCAAACGATAAGTAGGAGTAGATACGCTCTTTTGTCTCGTCTAAATTAACGGCAGCTTTCTGGTACTGCTCTACACTAGGTAGTTTCCCTAATATTGCACTCACTGTTGCCAATTCTGCAGAGGCTAGGTATACATTAGCTCCCGTACCAAGACGATTCGGGAAATTACGGGTGGAAGTAGACACAACTGTCGTTCCTTCACCTACTCTTGCTTGATTGCCCATACATAACGAGCAACCCGGTTCTTCAACACGCGCACCATAACGAACGTAAGCATTAAAACAGCCTTCTTGACGAAGTTTCATATCATCCATCTTTGTCGGTGGCGCTAACCACAATTTTGATTTAGCAATATCACCTTGCGCT
The DNA window shown above is from Vibrio algarum and carries:
- a CDS encoding 2-hydroxychromene-2-carboxylate isomerase, encoding MSKTINYYFTSISPFTYLGHSLLLQTSEKANAKIHYKPVILGQIFAVNGTLPLGERSNSRQAYRLVELTRWSVKRSLPLILKPAFFPTNPALADKCVIALQESGISAGKFANVVMAACWSQEKNISEETVIHDILTELKFDADTIMTKAKTDEVQSIYEANTAEAIEKSVLGVPAYYFNGEQFWGQDRLELLKDALSK